One Deinococcus sedimenti genomic window carries:
- a CDS encoding ABC transporter ATP-binding protein, protein MIQVEHLEKRYGDSIAVQDLNLTFPEGQLTALLGPSGCGKTTTLRMINRLIEPSGGRILLGGQDTRTLKPEALRRGIGYVIQQIGLFPHLSVAQNVSTVPDLLGRDRRATAQRVDELLDLVGLDPAVYREKRPAELSGGQAQRVGVARALAADPPVLLMDEPFGALDPLARDRLQDAFRDIQRRLGKTVVMVTHDIDEALRLGDRVALMRAGRLEQFGTPDDLIHRPASEFVRDFLGEDATLRQLAGRPVSAFVRAGLPSPGAPRVQGDLNARSALSVMLREGHDTLEVLRGEELLGYVAWQDLRGEGHA, encoded by the coding sequence ATTCAAGTGGAACACCTGGAGAAACGCTACGGGGACAGTATCGCCGTGCAGGACCTTAATCTCACGTTCCCGGAGGGGCAGCTGACGGCGCTGCTGGGTCCGTCGGGCTGCGGGAAGACGACCACGCTGCGGATGATCAACCGCCTGATCGAACCGAGCGGGGGCCGCATTCTGCTGGGCGGCCAGGATACCCGCACGCTGAAGCCGGAGGCGCTGCGGCGCGGCATCGGGTACGTCATCCAGCAGATCGGGCTGTTTCCGCACCTGAGCGTCGCGCAGAACGTGTCGACCGTCCCGGACCTGCTGGGCCGCGACCGCCGCGCGACCGCGCAGCGCGTGGACGAACTGCTGGACCTCGTGGGTCTGGACCCCGCCGTGTACCGCGAGAAACGCCCCGCCGAGCTGTCGGGCGGGCAGGCGCAGCGGGTGGGCGTGGCGCGCGCGCTGGCCGCCGACCCGCCCGTGCTGCTGATGGACGAGCCCTTCGGGGCGCTGGACCCGCTGGCCCGCGACCGCCTGCAGGACGCGTTCCGCGACATCCAGCGGCGATTGGGCAAGACGGTGGTGATGGTCACGCACGACATCGACGAGGCCCTGCGCCTGGGCGACCGGGTGGCGCTGATGCGCGCGGGCCGCCTAGAGCAGTTCGGCACCCCCGACGACCTGATTCACCGCCCCGCGAGCGAGTTCGTGCGGGACTTCCTGGGTGAGGACGCCACGTTGCGTCAGCTGGCCGGGCGGCCCGTGTCGGCGTTCGTCCGCGCGGGTCTCCCCTCGCCGGGTGCGCCGCGCGTGCAGGGGGACCTGAATGCCCGCAGCGCCCTGAGCGTCATGCTGCGCGAGGGTCACGACACGCTGGAGGTCCTGCGCGGCGAGGAGCTGTTGGGGTACGTCGCGTGGCAGGACCTGCGCGGCGAGGGCCACGCGTGA